One segment of Capnocytophaga sp. oral taxon 878 DNA contains the following:
- a CDS encoding M14 family zinc carboxypeptidase yields MNTEKQLSGRYITYNMIAPLLENYQFTEIIPLGTSVKGTPINLYRIGKGSKKVLLWSQMHGNESTTTKALFDVLNRLKTASFVSELSLYCIPMLNPDGAEQFTRVNYNNIDLNRDALQLSQPESLCLRKAYDLVQPHYCFNMHDQRTIFGIAESKKPATVAFLAPAYNEERSINPVRKQAMQLIVLMNNELQQYIPNQVARFDDSFNLNCTGDRYTQLGTPTILFEAGHFPDDYNREQTRKYIAIALFSGLQHIAQGDVTDVNYKLYFNIPENSKSFYDILLRDDTTTGNDVGILYKEELISNEIHFEPYITEIGNLSEKYGHKEEMLSKYITPPFDKNKIEMLLNLRKIAFI; encoded by the coding sequence ATGAACACTGAAAAACAACTTTCTGGGCGCTATATTACTTATAATATGATAGCCCCTTTGTTAGAAAATTATCAATTTACCGAAATAATCCCATTAGGAACCTCTGTAAAGGGGACTCCTATCAATTTGTATCGCATAGGAAAGGGCAGTAAAAAGGTGCTACTTTGGTCACAAATGCACGGTAACGAGTCTACCACTACTAAGGCTCTTTTTGATGTGCTAAACAGGCTTAAAACAGCTTCTTTTGTGAGTGAACTAAGTCTGTATTGTATCCCTATGCTAAATCCTGATGGCGCTGAACAGTTTACACGTGTAAATTACAACAATATTGATCTTAATCGTGATGCACTACAACTCTCTCAGCCCGAAAGCCTTTGTTTGCGTAAAGCCTACGACCTTGTACAGCCTCATTACTGTTTCAATATGCACGACCAGCGTACTATCTTTGGAATTGCTGAAAGTAAAAAGCCTGCTACTGTTGCATTCCTAGCCCCTGCCTATAATGAAGAACGTAGTATCAACCCAGTACGTAAGCAAGCGATGCAACTTATAGTACTGATGAATAACGAGTTACAACAATACATCCCTAATCAAGTAGCTAGGTTTGACGATAGCTTTAATCTAAACTGTACAGGGGACAGATATACGCAGCTTGGTACTCCTACTATTTTATTTGAAGCAGGACATTTTCCTGACGATTACAATCGTGAACAAACAAGAAAATATATCGCTATAGCACTTTTTTCTGGCTTACAACACATAGCCCAAGGTGATGTTACAGATGTAAATTACAAGTTGTATTTTAATATCCCTGAAAATAGTAAATCCTTTTATGATATACTATTGCGTGACGATACAACTACTGGCAATGATGTAGGAATTTTGTACAAAGAAGAGCTTATAAGCAATGAAATTCATTTTGAGCCTTATATAACCGAAATAGGAAATCTTTCAGAAAAATATGGTCATAAAGAAGAAATGTTATCAAAGTACATAACCCCTCCTTTTGATAAAAATAAAATAGAAATGCTATTAAATTTGCGTAAAATAGCCTTCATATAA
- a CDS encoding Lrp/AsnC ligand binding domain-containing protein, giving the protein MARYKLDEVDHQILDLLIDNARIPFTDVSKQLDISAGTVHVRVRKMEEVGIITGSTLTVDYDRLGYTFIAYVGIFLERNNQAQHVLERLEEVPFVTEAHITSGQYNIFVKIRARNIQHAKEVIYMIDEIEGVSRSETMISMEEVMNDNRRLLHKAFREM; this is encoded by the coding sequence ATGGCAAGATACAAATTAGATGAAGTAGATCACCAAATATTAGATTTGTTGATAGATAATGCGCGTATCCCTTTTACTGATGTTTCTAAACAGTTGGATATATCTGCAGGTACAGTGCATGTGCGAGTGCGCAAAATGGAGGAAGTAGGTATCATTACAGGTTCAACTCTTACTGTTGATTATGACCGTTTGGGCTATACCTTTATTGCCTATGTAGGTATTTTTTTAGAGCGCAATAATCAAGCCCAACACGTATTAGAACGCTTGGAAGAAGTGCCATTTGTAACAGAGGCACATATCACATCTGGTCAGTATAATATTTTTGTAAAAATTAGGGCTCGTAACATTCAGCACGCTAAAGAAGTTATTTATATGATTGATGAGATTGAAGGCGTATCACGTTCTGAAACAATGATTTCAATGGAAGAGGTAATGAATGATAACCGCCGCTTGCTACACAAAGCCTTCAGAGAAATGTAA
- a CDS encoding AAA family ATPase codes for MNEKINKLIEYYIFLRREDPNNENEVYKWYAIDHFQQHWDINATDFYEMFKESFKKRGNLVYQNSFSFLDALGKHFPEQLRNLFIIVYSSDDFYIKLDKAKNFAENSIEKLREKLNKTNFNHQFDERTLSFLLTMQNPKENTFYKSTLYNQLCDYLDIISQKEKKYKHYIELLFQIVPFLNNPQLNSLKEYFVPHEGDSSLLLAQDIVYQNMNKENENTKRYWLYSRGEQASKWEEFYNEDIMAIGWDELGDLEIYTDRKSILEALIDNYGGGEDQRNNVSALDDFCNGENKINIGDIIIAKKGKNTLLGYGKVISDYYFDEERATYKHCREVKWLKKGVWDANNNLPTKTLTDVTTYNFDFEGIKYAQYLLNIMNGNINKQENNHIINLLKYKPQIILQGPPGTGKTREAKRIAKILLGLGENDILEGNKQFKLIQFHPSYSYEDFVRGIVAKPNEEGDGIIYTAENKILGAFAKEAFNNWNKAQQSTQTLKEEEVFDAFIEHIKEELAQSEDYKYPLTEAVYLFDADDKRFKYKGDNWEVHSNGLNMNYAEIKRIIESGVRDRQGVTKLTTIGGQARQHTSYFLRIVEKYYEFRENYKPTVDKIPLKNYVLVIDEINRANLSAVLGELIYALEYRGEAVQSMYVIEGENNLILSPNLYIIGTMNTADCSVGHIDYAIRRRFAFVNILPKDLTDELGDQFESELFAKVINLFNTNLSPEFKKEEVQLGHSYFITKNTPIGIRWEYEIKPILLEYVKDGILVGEGIETTINNLINNENNAS; via the coding sequence ATGAATGAAAAGATTAACAAGCTTATTGAGTACTACATCTTCTTACGCAGAGAAGATCCTAACAATGAAAATGAGGTCTATAAATGGTATGCTATTGATCATTTTCAGCAACACTGGGATATAAATGCTACTGATTTCTATGAAATGTTTAAAGAATCTTTTAAGAAAAGAGGAAATTTAGTCTATCAAAATTCTTTTAGTTTTTTAGATGCTTTAGGTAAGCATTTCCCTGAACAGCTAAGAAATTTATTTATTATAGTCTACAGTTCTGATGATTTCTATATTAAATTAGATAAAGCTAAGAATTTTGCCGAAAATAGCATAGAAAAATTAAGGGAAAAGCTCAACAAAACAAATTTTAATCATCAGTTTGATGAGCGTACTCTCTCTTTTTTGTTAACAATGCAAAATCCAAAAGAAAATACTTTCTATAAAAGCACTTTATATAACCAACTTTGTGATTATTTAGATATCATTTCACAGAAAGAAAAAAAATACAAACACTATATAGAATTACTATTCCAAATAGTCCCTTTTCTTAATAATCCTCAATTAAATTCGCTAAAAGAATATTTTGTTCCACATGAAGGAGATTCTTCTTTGCTTTTAGCTCAAGATATAGTTTATCAAAATATGAATAAGGAAAATGAAAATACTAAACGTTATTGGCTATATAGCCGTGGAGAACAGGCTTCTAAATGGGAGGAGTTTTATAACGAAGACATTATGGCTATTGGCTGGGATGAATTGGGAGATTTAGAAATTTACACGGATAGAAAATCTATTCTTGAAGCCCTAATAGATAATTATGGAGGAGGAGAGGACCAACGCAATAATGTTTCTGCTCTTGATGATTTTTGCAATGGAGAAAATAAAATAAATATAGGAGATATTATCATTGCTAAAAAAGGGAAAAATACTTTACTGGGCTATGGCAAAGTAATCTCTGATTACTATTTTGATGAAGAAAGAGCTACATACAAGCATTGTCGTGAAGTTAAATGGCTAAAAAAAGGGGTGTGGGATGCTAATAATAACCTACCTACTAAAACACTTACTGATGTCACTACTTATAACTTTGATTTTGAGGGAATCAAATATGCTCAATACTTACTAAATATTATGAACGGAAATATAAATAAACAAGAGAATAACCATATAATAAACCTTTTAAAATATAAACCCCAAATTATCTTACAAGGTCCTCCAGGTACTGGTAAAACTCGTGAGGCTAAACGTATTGCCAAAATATTATTAGGTTTAGGTGAAAATGATATTTTAGAGGGCAATAAGCAATTCAAACTTATTCAGTTTCACCCCAGCTATTCTTACGAAGATTTTGTAAGGGGCATTGTTGCCAAGCCTAATGAAGAGGGTGATGGAATTATCTATACAGCTGAAAATAAAATATTAGGGGCTTTTGCTAAAGAAGCTTTCAATAATTGGAATAAAGCACAACAAAGTACACAGACACTAAAAGAAGAAGAGGTTTTTGACGCTTTCATTGAACATATCAAAGAAGAATTAGCTCAAAGTGAAGACTACAAATATCCATTAACGGAAGCCGTTTATCTTTTTGATGCTGATGATAAGCGTTTTAAATATAAAGGCGATAATTGGGAAGTACATAGTAATGGTTTGAATATGAATTATGCTGAAATTAAGCGTATTATCGAATCGGGTGTAAGAGATAGACAGGGGGTAACCAAATTGACAACTATAGGCGGTCAAGCCAGACAACACACCTCTTATTTTTTGAGAATTGTAGAAAAATACTATGAGTTTAGAGAAAACTATAAGCCTACAGTTGATAAAATACCTCTTAAAAACTACGTTCTTGTCATAGATGAAATCAACCGTGCGAACTTATCAGCTGTACTCGGCGAACTTATCTATGCCTTAGAATACCGTGGCGAAGCGGTGCAAAGTATGTACGTTATTGAGGGAGAAAACAACCTTATTTTGTCCCCTAATCTCTATATTATCGGTACGATGAACACCGCTGACTGCTCCGTAGGGCATATAGATTATGCCATCCGCCGCCGCTTTGCCTTTGTAAATATCTTACCTAAAGATTTAACAGATGAATTAGGCGACCAGTTTGAGAGTGAGTTATTTGCAAAAGTGATTAACTTGTTCAATACTAATTTATCTCCTGAATTCAAAAAAGAAGAGGTACAATTAGGGCATTCATATTTCATTACTAAAAATACTCCTATCGGTATCCGTTGGGAATACGAAATCAAGCCTATTTTGCTCGAATATGTGAAAGATGGTATCCTTGTAGGGGAAGGAATAGAAACTACTATAAATAACCTTATTAACAATGAAAATAACGCTTCTTGA